A segment of the Scomber japonicus isolate fScoJap1 chromosome 5, fScoJap1.pri, whole genome shotgun sequence genome:
TACAgtagatgtctttttttttttatttactatgGCTTTTTTCTCCAAACAGTACAATCTGATTAAAACTTTCATGGCCATGGATCTTGTCAACCATCCAACCGGTACAGTCTCACTACATAAGTCATTAAGTTCATATTCTCAGCAGCTGTTTATGATTTTATGTGCTGTATGATAAaggttaaatgtttaatgtgttttttatttatcattgacAGAGGAGTGGGTACAGCCCTATGTCCAAGAAAATCCAGTCCTTGGAAGCTATCCTGCTGTTGCAACAGCTGAGAACCTCACACAACCTTTACCAGATCAGCCAGCTTACATTCAGGGTACATTCAGCCACACTCTTTCTTTATTGAGTCCTTATTTTTCAACTTCAGCCTGAATTCTATTACCGTGTCTCAACAGTCATACTACAGAGACAGACTGAGTCTTGGGTAGATGACTCATGTTTccttgttttcctgttttactCTACAGCAAATCCAGTCTTCAGTTCTCCTCCACAGCCAAGTATCTGGGACCTTGAGATCTCAATCCActacaggaagaaagaaatgctgAAGGTAGTGTTGAACACTGCTCGCCTGCAGCTCCACTACCACCATGAGGTCCCTGAGCTCAACGCCCAGCATCTCTGTTTCCCCTCCACTGATGGCCTGCTGGATCACAAACAGGTACTCACAACATCAACATTTTGTATGACCTGGCTAATTTTGTGAAGTAATTTCCTGCAGTCAGATTTATTTTAtgcaacattttttgttttaactgaaaaatgcaaaaaaaaccccaaaaaaacaataacattaacaaaagtaaacagaagaaagacaaacattgcTGCTGTGTGATAAGGAAGTGCAACTTAACACACTCAAAATTAATGACTATTCTTAACCAGATTCAGTTAGAAGTTTCACTTTTGGTTTTATCTAGACACGTTAACAATGGGTCTCAAATATGGGATATGGGAATCTTTTTAAGAATAATAGTTCACCTGAAtccagaactgaaatcattttggCAATCTGTCCTGAGGAAGacagtgacttcctgtctgttgaGATATATTTCTTGGCCATCAAAgtttgttttatggttttaagtGCATGCAATTGACTTTCAAACAGTAGTTTCTGTTCACCTTGGATGTTTGTATCTTTTAGGATGTTGAAAGCATTTCTGAcctcataaaacacattcaaagctcatttttaaagaattgtgtttgtttttgtttactgtCCTCTGTTACTATGTACTTTTATACTTTGTAAACCAATATCATCTTTTTGCCCTTTTGTTAGTATGTCCATATTGTCTATGAATGTATGCACTAATTGGTGAATTTAAAAAGTTTCCCCAATCTTCTTTACACAGATTGAATACACCAACTGTATCCTTAACAGTATTCAGAGAGGTCTACTGCTGGAGGTGAGGGAAACTGGTATCTATGCCTACAGGCAGGACAGGTGCCATGTCTTTTCCAGCACTGGTGACCCCAGTGTGGCCCATGGTAACCCAGAAAAACTGCCCCAAAACACAATGGTGGAGCTCCTCAGTTTTGAGACGTATGTGAACGGTAGGTGTGGAGTTTTTGCTCATTCATGTGAATAAGACAATTGTTTAAGTAGtgttacttattttatttgaagatGACATTAATGAGCAGTGATTTGAATGGTTCAACCTGCATCTGTTTCAGAACTGAAGCAATTCAAAGAGAACAACAGTGGCTCTCCGTCTTACACCATCAACATGTGCTTTGGAGAGAAGTTTCCTGATGGAAAACCTTTGGAGAAGAAGCTCATCGTAGTCCAGGTAACATTCTTCCCTGTTTTTCCACAGCTTCACCTCGAAAATGTCGACAGTCCAGTTTTTAAGCGTCTATCTTCCCTCTGTAGGTGGTCCCTCTGATCTGCCGGCACTTTCATGAGATGGCTCAGATGGAGGGAGCTTCGTCTCTTCACAGTGCCAACGTCAGCTTGCAGATCTCTCACAACAGCCTCTACGATCTCATTAACTCAGTCTTTGGTCTGCCAACGATTGAAGCTGCTGAACCTTTCCAAAATCAGATGTGAAGTTTTCTATTTCACTTCTCTTCTTTAACTACCACATCCTGCTCTCACTCCAAGATTAGCTAATACATAGCCAATCCTGTTCACTCCTGGTTAGTAGGAGTAAACAGCACCAAACTGAATGTTGTAACacttttcatgtattttcatCTGCATCCCCTGTTTATGTTATATATCCAGACTGGTGAGAACTGACATTTTCAGCACTACCGATGTACTGTAGATATTGTTACATTACTCAACTAGATGCCAATGGTCTTAATACACCTTTTTTTATGATTGCCTAATAATGTGACTGTGAATATCAAATTCTTTAAATGAATGTACAGTCAattgatatatgtatataggaCTAACCACAATGACCAATATGTTAGTAAATCTATGTTAAAATGTAAGTTTTTGCTTTTTGGTCATATTTATAATCTTGTAACAACCAAAGTCATATTACAATTAGGTATTGTATAGTGTAGTTTTTATATTGTGTCATAAAGCTATTAATTGTGTTTTGCACTTGAGAATTTGATTTTGGTTCTATCAAAAAAATCTATACTCTGCTCATCATTTTGCACTGAAGCTAACTGTCATTATTAAGCTTTCAAATAAACAGTTGAACACTTGAATGACGCCTCAGTTCTTTAACAATCTGCTGCTATATGTGGCTCATAAATACTGACTTTGGGATCTAATCTCTGGCTTTTAGAGACAAACCAAGTCTTTATTTAAAGCAAGATGAACTTTTGTAAATGTGAACCCCTTTAGTGGCTCCCAATGCTGAGCCCTTACACTGCAGTGTCAGGTTTTTCCAttacaacagaaaaataaatgaacttgACGACAAActaaatttttttaaaattaaaacactgcacgtgaaatgaaaatacaaatgaCTAAGCAGAAGTTGTTCTCAGTCTGCATTGGctcagtttaaaatgtaatgcaaaGACATATCTGGTAGTTACAGACAGGGGAGAAAAGTAGAAAGAGCCATTACTATGGTTTTCACAGTATATCCTAAACTGTTGCTACTTCAAGTTCCAAATCCTTAATGTCATAAGAGGACAGAATATGAGCAAGTACTTGaattaaatacagacattagATATTTATCATCAgtgatttattatttgtgttCCCTCTTAGAAACACCTGGCCTATTTGAAcaaataaatgcagaaaaaagtaaaatacattcacaaaaACATGAGCACCTGTTTCTTCTAGATTCCAACACTTATACACCTCTGCTTTATAAAGCCCAATAAAATGTGATGACAATGTACAAGGCAAGTCCAATCAACCACCTACTCAGTTTTTACTGTAGGCAAACAAAGTAGTATCGACAGAAATTATTAACAAGCAGATCATTAACATTTGACGTGTTAAAGAGGACAATGCAGAGTGACGTTTAGGCTAAAGACACAATGACAAAGCAGTCATTAATTAAACACTGCAGACACTTTATGGTTAACAATGAAAAGATGCTTTTAATGCTTCCAACTAAAGGCATGTATTTACCTCTGTCATACCTACGTTGGAAAATACTATAGCTTACAGGAAACCGTTTAAGAACATAATGCCCCCAACACTAATTAAATCTCACTTTTTCAGGgaatttgtactttttaaaaaatcttttatttgtttggcATAAACAAACTTTCCCCTCACTCTCTAAAACCcagttttttatatttcactCATGGGTTCAAAAGATAATATTGGTGGGAAAAAACACATGTAGGTGTAAAGGGAAGAGGCTGCTGTTTGAGAAAATGTTGAGAAAAATCATTAATTTCAAACTACTGAGCCAAAATTCccaaatacaaaacataaacCAATCAACTCTATAAACTAAAAACATGTATGCCAGTCATTCACAAGAGGtaacacagatggaaggaacaagtAAGTGGATATATCAAATCTATATTATTTACAACCAAATCTAAAATTGTTCAATTACTCTAACAGTTTCTACATAGATTGCATAACAGTGTCTTTCCTTAATGTGACAAACTTCTTAAATATGCATACTGCATTATTTAATACCACTTCTTAACCAACAAAATTAGTTTCGCCACTGATAAATAACCCTTTGTtcccacaaaacaaaaacaccagaGAAAACTCAAAGCACACATTGCCTCCTCCCAGTGATATGTCTGTGGAGAAGGCTACCTGATTTATCACTCGATGGGAGGGTCTCAGAGATCTGCCTCTTTAAGGCAAAAGCTCAAAGTCTCCCATTAAGTTTCTCGGCTGTACTAAACAAAAAGACCAGTTCTTGGCAGTGACTGTCCAAGCACAAGACACCAACAAGTGCTGTTCAAGTGACCAATGAGAAaacttttttcttcaaaattCGGTCAAGATAGAAAGCTCAACAATATAGAAAATGTTTCATCTTGAAGCAGTAAGTGAACCTAATATAACCGTTTAGATTGAGCATGTGAAAGAGCTTGAGGTCAAACCCAACAGTAGGACACAAAGTGAAGAGCAGAGAATTGTTTGTGATGTGTGTAGCTGTCCTTGCCTGTAGTTTACGCCCCCTCATGGGCTGTCAGAAGTTTTAGTGGCCTGAGTCTGTTCCTCCGACCCTTTCCCTAAGTCCTCTCCTTTCTTGTGTTTTCGAG
Coding sequences within it:
- the irf7 gene encoding interferon regulatory factor 7, whose translation is MQSPPKPQFASWLIEQVDTGQYTGLCYVGQNKFRVPWKHNARRDCNDEDGKIFRAWAIASGKITEFPNDKARWKTNFRCALNNLAVRFKMIEDNSKNSDDPHKIYQIINTEYNYECLPTQDSQEDSDMIPDIYCSPTEDIPSANEYNLIKTFMAMDLVNHPTEEWVQPYVQENPVLGSYPAVATAENLTQPLPDQPAYIQANPVFSSPPQPSIWDLEISIHYRKKEMLKVVLNTARLQLHYHHEVPELNAQHLCFPSTDGLLDHKQIEYTNCILNSIQRGLLLEVRETGIYAYRQDRCHVFSSTGDPSVAHGNPEKLPQNTMVELLSFETYVNELKQFKENNSGSPSYTINMCFGEKFPDGKPLEKKLIVVQVVPLICRHFHEMAQMEGASSLHSANVSLQISHNSLYDLINSVFGLPTIEAAEPFQNQM